In one window of Rhizobium oryzihabitans DNA:
- a CDS encoding MarR family winged helix-turn-helix transcriptional regulator encodes MSYQFTDSVPYLLNWVGVRLGERFSVRLASYDMTLPMYRVLAALRQDESKTLTELSDMVSVEISTLSRLVGQLVRRNLVSRVRPADNARIVRITLTAKGEELADELMPIAAMFEKTAIEGLDPAEVKLFKSILRHIGRNIASL; translated from the coding sequence GTGTCCTATCAGTTCACTGACTCTGTACCCTATCTGCTCAACTGGGTGGGCGTTCGGCTTGGAGAGCGCTTCTCCGTAAGGCTGGCATCCTACGATATGACCCTGCCAATGTACCGCGTGCTGGCGGCGTTGAGACAAGATGAGAGCAAGACGCTGACAGAGCTTTCCGACATGGTATCGGTGGAGATTTCCACGCTCTCCCGGCTCGTTGGCCAGCTCGTCAGGCGCAATCTCGTCAGCCGTGTCAGGCCGGCCGACAACGCGCGCATCGTGCGCATCACGCTGACAGCAAAGGGCGAGGAACTAGCCGACGAACTCATGCCCATCGCGGCCATGTTCGAAAAAACCGCAATCGAGGGCCTCGACCCTGCGGAAGTGAAACTTTTCAAAAGCATCCTGCGCCATATCGGCCGCAACATCGCCAGTCTCTGA
- a CDS encoding outer membrane protein: MSIIKKSLVAVTIAIAAATGAYSADLTNYNTQQSFDYGNQPAFSWGGAYVGAHGGVASPRLNPLASGRGLTGGVQAGYNFQFGSGVVGAEIEGSYLGNDARVPNGRLRERFRGAAKMKAGVALDRTLVYGTAGLTTTKFKDGNGVTGPDGWKQGYLVGAGVEQSFGGGLSAKFEYNYVSTGNVSTTTASGRSKTDVSDHVIKAGLNYRF, translated from the coding sequence ATGTCGATCATCAAAAAATCGCTTGTCGCCGTGACCATCGCCATTGCGGCTGCAACAGGCGCCTATTCCGCCGATCTTACGAATTACAATACGCAGCAATCCTTTGATTACGGCAATCAACCGGCCTTCTCATGGGGCGGCGCCTATGTCGGTGCGCATGGCGGCGTCGCCTCCCCAAGGTTGAACCCATTGGCCAGCGGCCGTGGACTGACAGGGGGCGTGCAGGCCGGTTATAATTTCCAGTTCGGCTCCGGCGTTGTCGGCGCTGAAATCGAAGGTTCTTACCTCGGGAACGACGCGCGCGTGCCGAACGGCCGGTTGAGGGAGCGTTTCCGTGGTGCGGCCAAGATGAAGGCCGGCGTGGCGCTTGACCGCACGCTTGTTTACGGCACCGCCGGCCTGACCACCACGAAGTTCAAGGATGGAAACGGCGTCACGGGTCCCGATGGCTGGAAGCAGGGCTATCTGGTTGGCGCGGGTGTCGAGCAGAGCTTCGGCGGCGGCCTGTCGGCCAAGTTTGAATATAATTATGTCAGCACCGGAAATGTGTCGACAACGACAGCCAGCGGCAGGTCGAAGACCGATGTGAGTGATCATGTCATCAAGGCCGGCCTGAACTATCGCTTCTGA
- the graD gene encoding FADH(2)-dependent resorcinol hydroxylase reductase component, with translation MTSALFGLNNLAPEGVGQNFRTTMRRFPATVTVITACASGDQRDHGMTVTAVTSVSMEPPSLLVCLNNRTLLHELLLCRPDFIVNVLTQDQIALSDAFSGKVSPEERFRNGDWQRHENGVLYLPQAHAAIACRRVAAMPYGTHTVFIGQVVSADVSETTRPLLYENAQYCAASPAGVPA, from the coding sequence ATGACATCAGCATTGTTTGGCCTGAACAATCTTGCGCCTGAAGGTGTCGGCCAGAATTTCCGTACGACGATGCGCCGTTTTCCGGCGACCGTGACGGTCATCACCGCCTGTGCCTCGGGTGATCAGCGCGACCACGGCATGACGGTCACGGCCGTTACATCGGTCTCGATGGAGCCGCCCTCTCTTCTGGTTTGCCTGAACAATCGCACGCTGCTGCACGAATTGCTGCTCTGCCGGCCCGATTTCATCGTCAATGTGCTGACGCAGGATCAGATCGCCCTGTCCGATGCTTTCAGCGGCAAGGTGTCGCCGGAAGAGCGTTTCCGTAACGGCGACTGGCAGCGCCACGAAAACGGCGTTCTCTATCTGCCCCAGGCCCATGCCGCCATCGCCTGCCGCCGTGTCGCGGCAATGCCATATGGAACGCATACGGTGTTTATCGGGCAGGTGGTTTCGGCCGATGTCAGCGAGACGACGCGGCCGCTGCTTTATGAAAACGCCCAATATTGCGCCGCAAGCCCGGCAGGCGTGCCCGCCTGA
- the graA gene encoding FADH(2)-dependent resorcinol hydroxylase oxygenase component → MNDMSHAPQSAQTNPHVRLASRVAGIADLFRSSARQTEEARRVPAAHIKALRGIGYFDIVKPRAFGGKGGEFAELVEANIELSAACASTGWVAGLLSAHQWLLAMFPEEAQADVWGENPDALLCGSYAPVKMAEAADGGYRLSGKWAFASGCENAQWSLCAAILPPQGEGKPVPAFLLVPASEYVVEDTWHVVGLAGTGSKTLVLDDVFVPKHRVLTFPDATSGNTPGGRYYEEEGLFNMPLLTGIPSCLASTGVGAAKGALAAYVDHVGGRVTRGAVAGGNNRMAEFPTIQLRVAEAAASVDAACEILLRDVARAQALSQARVEGRAEFTVDDRLVSRRGQSFSVSLALRAVQSLNDSTGGVGLDLSNPVQRAWRDANAVGRHISMNWDAVGTMIGQSMLGLEPKGQY, encoded by the coding sequence ATGAACGATATGAGCCATGCGCCGCAGTCGGCGCAAACGAACCCGCATGTCCGCCTCGCCAGCCGCGTTGCCGGCATAGCCGATCTTTTCCGGTCGAGCGCCAGACAGACCGAGGAAGCCCGGCGCGTTCCCGCTGCCCATATCAAGGCGCTGCGCGGCATCGGTTATTTCGATATCGTCAAGCCCCGGGCTTTCGGCGGCAAGGGTGGCGAATTCGCCGAACTTGTCGAAGCCAATATAGAGCTTTCGGCCGCCTGCGCGTCGACCGGGTGGGTTGCCGGCCTGCTTTCCGCCCATCAGTGGCTGCTGGCGATGTTTCCCGAAGAGGCGCAGGCCGATGTCTGGGGTGAAAACCCCGACGCACTTCTGTGCGGTTCCTATGCGCCGGTGAAGATGGCGGAGGCGGCCGATGGCGGTTATCGCCTGAGCGGCAAATGGGCCTTCGCCTCGGGCTGCGAGAATGCGCAATGGTCTCTCTGCGCAGCCATCCTGCCGCCGCAGGGCGAGGGCAAGCCGGTTCCCGCCTTCCTTCTCGTGCCCGCAAGCGAATATGTCGTTGAAGATACCTGGCATGTGGTGGGTCTGGCCGGCACGGGCTCCAAGACGCTCGTTCTCGATGACGTCTTCGTTCCCAAACACCGTGTTCTGACCTTTCCCGACGCCACCAGCGGCAACACGCCCGGCGGACGCTATTATGAGGAGGAAGGCCTCTTCAACATGCCGCTTTTGACCGGCATTCCTTCCTGTCTCGCCTCAACGGGCGTCGGCGCGGCCAAGGGCGCGCTTGCCGCCTATGTCGATCATGTCGGCGGCCGGGTGACGCGTGGCGCGGTAGCGGGCGGCAACAACCGCATGGCCGAATTTCCGACCATCCAGCTGCGTGTCGCGGAAGCGGCGGCGAGCGTCGATGCGGCTTGCGAAATCCTGCTGCGCGATGTTGCCCGGGCACAGGCGCTTTCGCAGGCCAGGGTCGAAGGCAGGGCGGAATTTACGGTGGATGACCGCCTTGTCAGCCGTCGCGGCCAGTCCTTTTCCGTCTCTCTGGCGCTGCGCGCCGTGCAGTCGCTCAACGATTCCACCGGCGGTGTCGGGCTTGATCTTTCCAATCCCGTCCAGCGGGCCTGGCGGGATGCCAATGCGGTCGGTCGCCATATCAGCATGAACTGGGATGCCGTGGGCACCATGATCGGACAGAGCATGCTGGGTCTCGAACCCAAGGGCCAATATTGA
- a CDS encoding sensor histidine kinase: MKRLFALQAFLLVLFVILLVGWIWIIDPRLEGANEEAVRIVAESVTRDAQGRAQVLPTPGLVELKQRYPNLWFVVRNADDIVLQYGEIPTPALAADFPRSIERARLDAGETVRATMENRDTPAGRLQFIAGTEKGFPNDGLSLWINIQLDLEKDANGDIRWLTVLPGVGFIILIVVVPMLILTGIATLLVTPRAVGRSLSGLIETVKQAKSINFENRSARIDRSKVPSEIIPLVDAFNVALSKLDEGYNRRNRFLADAAHELRTPIAIARVRADLLPDDALSRQLRADIDRLTRVAHQLLEMQAVGAVELPAVQQDLNALVERIATDLAPIAMDAGYEFDFEPSESHVVLTMQTSIVEMAVVNLVRNAIDHGGGKGAIMIRVGAAGFIDVCDEAPGIPVSEREQVFEPFHRINTNSPGAGLGLNLVQKAAELHGGRVLFVDLDPGFCVRLEIRSVSSKNVAVGSE, translated from the coding sequence ATGAAGCGCCTTTTCGCCCTGCAGGCATTCCTGCTCGTCCTGTTTGTCATCCTTCTCGTCGGCTGGATCTGGATCATCGATCCACGGCTGGAGGGCGCCAATGAAGAGGCTGTTCGGATTGTTGCGGAAAGCGTGACAAGGGATGCGCAGGGGCGCGCGCAAGTGTTGCCCACGCCCGGCTTGGTAGAGCTGAAACAGCGCTATCCCAATCTTTGGTTCGTGGTGCGGAATGCCGATGACATCGTGCTGCAATATGGAGAAATCCCCACACCCGCCTTGGCGGCGGATTTTCCCCGAAGCATCGAAAGAGCGCGCCTGGACGCCGGGGAAACAGTCCGGGCCACGATGGAAAACCGCGATACGCCGGCCGGGCGGCTGCAATTCATTGCCGGGACGGAGAAAGGCTTCCCGAATGACGGCCTCAGTCTCTGGATCAACATTCAGCTGGATCTGGAAAAAGATGCCAATGGCGACATACGCTGGCTTACCGTGCTGCCGGGTGTAGGCTTCATCATCCTTATCGTCGTCGTGCCCATGCTGATCCTGACCGGCATCGCGACGTTGCTCGTGACCCCGAGAGCGGTCGGCCGTTCATTGAGTGGTCTGATTGAAACGGTCAAACAGGCGAAGTCGATCAATTTCGAAAACCGTTCCGCCCGTATCGACCGTTCCAAGGTGCCCAGTGAAATCATTCCGCTGGTGGATGCCTTCAATGTCGCGCTCTCCAAGCTCGATGAGGGATATAATCGTCGTAACCGCTTTCTTGCCGATGCCGCGCATGAGTTGCGAACGCCGATTGCAATTGCGCGTGTCCGGGCCGACCTTTTGCCCGATGACGCGCTGAGCCGGCAGCTCCGGGCCGATATTGATCGTCTCACACGCGTCGCCCATCAGCTGCTGGAGATGCAGGCGGTCGGCGCGGTGGAATTGCCTGCCGTGCAGCAGGATCTGAACGCACTTGTCGAGCGCATCGCGACCGATCTTGCCCCGATCGCGATGGATGCCGGTTACGAGTTCGATTTCGAACCGAGCGAAAGCCATGTGGTGTTGACGATGCAGACGTCGATTGTCGAGATGGCGGTCGTCAATCTTGTCCGCAACGCCATCGATCATGGCGGCGGCAAGGGCGCTATCATGATCCGGGTCGGTGCTGCGGGTTTCATTGATGTTTGCGATGAAGCCCCGGGCATTCCCGTCTCCGAGCGCGAGCAGGTGTTCGAGCCGTTTCACCGCATCAACACGAATTCGCCGGGAGCCGGCCTCGGCTTGAACCTGGTCCAGAAGGCGGCCGAGCTTCATGGCGGACGTGTGCTGTTTGTCGATCTCGATCCCGGTTTTTGTGTGCGTCTGGAAATTCGATCCGTCTCATCGAAAAATGTTGCAGTTGGAAGCGAATAG